A stretch of DNA from Brevibacterium ihuae:
GCGCCTGCCCGGTCGCAGGCCTCCGATCGCGTAGACTTGGCGGGTCACCGTCCCCGTTGGAGAGTGTTCAGCTGTCTATGAGCATGTCCGAACTGGCCGCCGTGAACTCGCTCGAGCGGGTCGGCGCCCGGCCATCGTTCTTCGCCTACCTCGCCGAGGTCTGGCACCGGCGGGATTTCACGTTCTCCCTGGCCAAGTACCGGATCCAGAGCGAGAACGAGCGCAACCGCCTGGGCATGCTGTGGGTGGTGCTCCGACCGATCTTCTCCGCGATGGTCTACGGGCTCGTGTTCGGCCTCATCCTCGCCGGGCAGCGGCCGGAGAACTTCGTCCCCTTCCTCATCATCGGCGTGTTCTTCCTCGAGTTCTTCAACACCTCGATGAACGGCGGGGCGAAGTCGATCATCAGCAACACCGCGCTCGTGCAGTCGCTGCCGTTCCCCCGGATGGTGCTGCCGATCGCCACGGTGCTCCAGAACCTCCTCAACTTCATGCCGACGCTGCTGCTGATGTTCGTCCTCACCATGCTCTGGGGCGCCCGGCCGAACCTGTACTGGTTCCTCTTCATCCCGCTCATCGCGCTGTTCTACCTGTTCAATCAGGGAGTGGCGCTGATCTTCGCCCGGCTCACCGTGCACGTGCGCGACCTCAGCCAGTTCGTGCCGTTCATCTCCCGCCTGATCTTCTACACCTCGGGCGTGTTCTTCGACCCGCGGACCGTGCTCGAGCCCTATCCCACCCTCCAGGCGATCTACGCCTGGCATCCGCTCAACGAGGTGCTCGCGATCGCGCGCGGCATCCTGCTCGACGAGTACTCGATCCCGTGGGACTACTGGTGGAAGCTCGCGATCTGGGCGGTCGTCGTCCCGGTGGTCGGCGCCGTGTTCTTCTGGAAGGCGGAGGAGCGCTATGGCCGAGAGCACTGAGAAGCCGGCCGAGGGCCAGCCCGTCGTCATCTGCGACGAGGTCCATGTCGAGTTCCGCACCCTGGCCACCGGCAAGCGCCTCAAGCCGAGCGTGACGAGCGGTCTGCTCCAGCGCGGCCGGACCATGCGCACGGTCCACGCGCTCAAGGGTGTGTCCTTCGTCGCGAACGCGAACGAGTCGATCGGCGTCATCGGCACGAACGGCTCGGGCAAGTCCACTCTCATGCGCACGATCACCGGGCTCACCCCGGCCACCCGCGGCGCGGTCTACGCGAAGTCGCGGCCCAACCTGCTCGGTGTCGGTGCCGCGCTCATCCCGGACCTGTCCGGGGGCAACAACATCATCCTCGGCGGTCTGGCGATGGGGATGGAGCGGGCCGAGATCGAGGCGCAGTACGACGAGATCGTCGAGTTCACCGGACTCAAGGAATTCATCGACATGCCCATGCGGACGTACTCCTCGGGCATGTCCGCGCGGCTCAAGTTCGCGATCGCGACCGCCAAGCAGCACGAGATCCTTATCGTCGACGAGGCGCTGAGCGTAGGCGACCGCGACTTCCAGAAGAAGAGCGAGAAGCGCATCCGCGACATCCGCGAGCGCGCCGGCACGGTGTTCCTCGTCTCGCACTCGATGCGATCGATCCGGGATACGTGCAACCGGACGATCTGGATCGAGAAGGGCGAGCTGCGCGCCGACGGGGACACCGACTCGGTCGTCAAGCAGTATGAGAAGCACCGGTGATCGCATGAGGGGCATCTGAGATCCGTCTCAGATGCCCCTCATCTGCGCTGTGGGAGAATCGATCCGTGCCCAGACGATCCCAGCCGCTCAGCGCGGACGCACTGCCCCCGCTCCCGGCTCAGCCCGGAGTCTCGTACATCATGCCGGTGCTCAACGAGGCCGAGCACATCTCCGCGGCGATCACGACGATCCTCGATCAGGAGTACACGGGCGACAAGGAGATCGTCGTCGCCCTAGGCCCGTCCACCGATGAGACGACGTCGATCGTCACCACGCTCGCCGGCACGGACCCCCGCATCCGGGTCGTCCACAACCCGGCCGGTGACACGCCCGCGAGCCTCAACCTCGCCGTCGGGGCCACCGCGCATCCCGTCGTCGTCCGCGTCGATGCCCACTCGGAGCTCACCGGCGACTACACCGACACCGCGATCGAGGTGCTCCGCGACACCGGAGCGGCGAACTGCGGCGGCCTCATGCTCGCCCGCGGCCGCACCCCGTTCCAGAAGGCCGTCGCGCGCGCCTACATGTCCCGGATCGGGCTCGGCGGCCCGGCGTACCACACCGGTGACCAGCCGCAGGAGTCCGAATCCGCCTACCTCGGTGTGTTCCGCCGGGAGGTGTTCGATCACCTCGGCGGCTTCGATCCCTCGCTGCGCCGCGGGCAGGACTGGGAGCTCAACCTCCGCATCCGCGAGGCCGGCGGGCTCGTGTGGTTCGACCCGCGCCTCGAGGTCACGTACTGGCCACGGACCACGTGGAAGAAGATCGCCCAGCAGTTCCACGCCACGGGGATCTGGCGGGCGGAGCTCATCCGCCGCCACGGCACCAAGAACTCGTGGCGCTACTTCGCGCCGCCCCTCCTGGTGCTCGGCGTGGCCGCCTCGGTCGTCGAGGCCCTGCTCCAGCTCTCCGGCTCGACACGGACCTGGCCGCGGTTCCTCCGCCGCTTCACCTCGCTCGTCCACGTGCCGAGCCTCGCCTACGTCGCAGGCATCGTCACCGCGGCCGGCCGGGCCGAGGACTGCGGCAGGCGGGAGCGGGCGTGGTTCGCGCTCGTTCTGCCCACGATGCATCTGAGCTGGGGCGCGGGGTTCCTGCGCGGACTGCTCGCCGGGGCGGGATCCGCAGCCGACCGCAGCCGCTGAGGGTCACGGGCGCGGTGTCCGACCCGGCGACTATCCTCGAAGGCAGGACCTGCGGCACCACCTGGGCGCGGCCCCCACGACCGCGCACCACCTCCACGGATGAAAGGCGCACGCGCACATGAGCACTCTGGTCACCGGCGGAGCCGGGTACATCGGCTCCCATGTCGTCCGCCTCCTCGAGGAGCGCGGCGAACAGGTGGTCGTCGTCGACGACCTCTCCAATGGGATTCCCGCGCGGGTGCCGAACGCCGTCCTCGTCGAGCTCGACCTGTCCGCCCCGGACGCCGAATCCCGGCTGCGCGCGGTCATGGAGGAGCACGACGTCACCTCGGTCATCCACTTCGCGGCGAAGAAGCAGGTGGGCGAATCCGTCGAGCGCCCGCTCTGGTACTACCGCAACAACGTCGACGGGCTGGCGAACCTCCTCGGCGCGATGGAAGCGACGGGAGTGGACACCATGGTGTTCTCGTCCTCCGCGGCGGTCTACGGCATGCCCGACAGCGGCCTGCTCAGCGAGAAGACCGAGTGCCGCCCCATCAATCCCTACGGCCAGACGAAGCTCGTGGGGGAGTGGATGATCGACAACGCCGCGCGCCACGGGCTCAAGGCCATCAAGCTCCGGTACTTCAACGTCGCCGGAGCGGGCTGGCCGGACCTCGCCGACACGGCGGTGATGAACCTCGTGCCGATCATCCTCGACCGGGTGGCCGCCGGGAAGGCGCCGATCGTGTTCGGCGACGACTACCCCACTCCGGACGGCACCTGCGTCCGCGACTACGTCCACGTCGCCGATCTCGCCGACGCCCACATCGCCGCCCTCGACCACCTCGGGGCCGGGGAGATCGCGGAGTCCGTGTTCAACGTCGGCACCGGGCGGGGCGCCTCGGTCCTCGAGGTCATCGATGCGATGTCGCGCGCCCTCGGCCGTCACCTCACCCCGGAGATCGCCGCTCGCCGTGCGGGCGACCCGCCGCAGCTCGTCGCCGACGTCAGCGCCATCAACGAGGTGCTCGGTTGGCGGGCGAGCTACGGGCTCGCCGACATCGCCGACTCCGCAGTGCCGGAGGGGATGCGCCCGTGAGCGCCCAGCGGAAGAGCGGCCGTCGGCGCCATCGGGACCACCCTGCCGACCCTGCTGGGCGGCAGCCGGCGGGAAGCGTCCCGGCGGATCCGCAGTCGACCGATGAGGCGGCCGGCGCTCGCCGGTTCCCCGCCCCGCTCATCGCCGGGGCGCTCGCGCTCCTCGCCGTCATCGCGCTCGTCGTCGTCAGCGTGGTCCGCCAGCCGGAGCCGCTCACCGTCGATGCGCTCGAGAGCCCGGTCGTCGGAGCTCTCGGCGCCGGCGAGGGGATCTATCCCGCGAACTCCGCCGAGGCGATCACGGAGAACGTCAAGTTCGGCTACCTGCCCGCGGTCGATATCGCCGCCCTGTCCGACGGCACGATCGTCGTCGCCGATCCGGAGACCGGTCACGAGGAGCTCGGCCTCGATCGCCCGCTCGCCGAGGTCGACGCCGCGACCTTCGCCGACGCGCGGGTCCGCCCCGCACCGCTCACCGCATTCGACGACGCCGGGAACGGCGGCGGGGCCGAGTCTGCGGAGACCACCCGTGAGGGCACGCCGATCACCTGGGAGGACGCGCTCGAGGAGTTCGGTGACGAGACGGTGCTCATGCCCGAGATCGTCGTCGCCGACCACGTTCCCGCTGTCCTCGACCCCGTGCAGGAGGCAGGCCGGACGGACGGGGTGATCGTGCGGTCCTCCGACCTCGGCGTCCTCGAGGCCGCCGTCGGCCGCGATGCCACCGCTCTCTACTCGGGCGACCCGTCCGGGACCTCGCCCGAGGAGCTGCTCGCCGCCGGAATCACCATGGCCGCGCTGCCCGCGGACGATCCTGCGCTCGACGACTGGCTCGGCTCCGATGTTCGCGTCTGGGTGACCGGCGTGGAATCCGAGGACGCCCTCGCGGACCTCGCGGAGCGCGGCGCCTTCGGAGCGCTGGCCGCGAACCCGTTCGCTATCCAGCCCTCGAACGTGCGGACCGACTGACCACCCGAACCCCGACCGGCGGGGATGCCGCAGCCGCTCGCTGCGGCCACCCGTCGCACACCCACAGGAGGACACCATGAACCAGCCCATCGGGAACCCCGTGAACATCGGAGGCCTCGACGCCTCACAGCTCGGCCCCCAGCCCACCCACCTGCCGAACGACCACCCCGACGTCGAGGCGAAGAGCCGGATGGATGCCGGCGAGGAGCCGATCGACGTCGCCCACGACCTGCCCGCGAGCTCGCTCGCGTGGGCACTGCTCGCCGACGAGGCGTTCAGCGAGGGGCGGAAGGTCGATTCCTACGCCTATGCCCGGGTGGGCTACCACCGCGGCCTCGACGCGCTGCGGCAGGCCGGCTGGCGCGGGGCGGGACCGATCCCGTACGCGCACGAGGTCAACCGCGGATTCCTCCGCGCGCTCTACGCGCTCGGCCGGGCCGCGGCGTCCATCGGCGAGGCGGACGAGGCCGCGCGGGTGGAGAAGTTCCTCCGCGAATCCGATCCCGAGGCGATCGACCGCATCGCCGCCGAACCGATCTGATTCGGAGCTGAATCCAGGCGGCTGCCCGCTGTGGGTGTACCTGTGCGCCCGCGGCCTCCGCGCGGTCCTCCCGCGCGACCGCGCGGGCACGGCGGCGGGCGACGGCAGGAGCGGCCCGGACCGCCGGTAGACTGTCGTGGTCAGGCCTGCGTGCAGGCTGCCCGCAACTTCCAAGGTGATGAGAGCTCATGCCAGCAATCGTGGTCGTCGGCGCCCAGTGGGGCGATGAAGGCAAAGGCAAGACCACCGACATCCTCGGCACCCGCGTCGACTATGTGGTCAAGCCCAACGGCGGCAACAACGCCGGGCACACGGTCGTCGTCGCCGGGGAGAAGTACGAGCTCAAGCTTTTGCCGGCGGGCATCCTCTCGCCGTCGGTGACGCCGGTCATCGGCAACGGCGTCGTCGTCAACCTCGAGGCGCTGTTCGAGGAGATCGAGATGCTCGAATCCCGCGGCGCGGACACCTCGAAGCTGCGGATCTCCGCCAACGCCCACCTCGTCGCCCCGTACCACCAGGTGCTCGACAAGGTCTCCGAGAGGTTCCTCGGCAAGCGCGCGATCGGCACCACCGGCCGCGGCATCGGCCCCACGTACTCGGACAAGGCCGGCCGACTGGGCATCCGGGTGCAGGACATCTTCGACGAGTCGATCCTCCGGCAGAAGGTCGAGGGAGCGCTGCGGCAGAAGAACGAGCTCCTCCTCAAGGTCTACAACCGCCGCGCGGTCGAGGTCGACGAGATCGTCGAGTACTTCCTCGAGTACGTCGACCGGCTGCGGCCGATGGTGACCGACACCTCCCTGCTGCTCAACAAGGCGCTCGACGCCGGCGAGGTCGTCGTCATGGAGGGCGGACAGGCCACCATGCTCGACGTCGACCACGGCACCTACCCCTTCGTCACCTCGTCGAACCCGACAGCCGGCGGCGCGGTCGTCGGCTCGGGCATCGGCCCCACCCGGATCTCCCGGGTCGTCGGGATCGTCAAGGCCTACACCACGCGCGTGGGCTCCGGACCGTTCCCCACCGAGCTGTTCGACGACATGGGCGTCCACCTGCAGAAGACCGGCGGCGAGTTCGGCGTCAACACCGGGCGCGCCCGGCGCTGCGGCTGGTACGACGCGGTCATCGCCCGCTACGCCAGCCGGGTCAACGGCTTCACCGACTACGTGCTCACCAAGCTCGACGTCCTCACCGGCATCGAGCAGATCCCGGTGTGCGTGGCCTATGACGTCGACGGCGTGCGCCACGACGAGATGCCGGTGAGCCAGAGCGACTTCCACCACGCGAAGCCGATCCTCGAGCACTTCGACGGCTGGACCGAGGACATCACCGGTGCCCGGACCTTCGAGGACCTGCCGGTCAACGCGCAGAAGTACGTCCTCGCGCTCGAGGAGATGTCCGGCTGCCGGATGTCGGTCATCGGCGTCGGACCGGACCGCGAGCAGTCGATCGTCCGCCACGACCTCCTCGACTGAGAGCCGGTTCACCCCCTCCCACCCTCCTGGACGCCCCACCGTCGAGTGGTCATGTTCGGTCGAATACTCGCGAGTATTCGACCGAACATGACCACTCGACGGCTTCGTCTCCCCGGTTCGACGGCTTCGTCTCCCCGGTTCGACGGCTTCGTCTCCCCGGCGCCGCTCGGTGGCCCTTTCATGCGGAGTTCGGACATTTGCGGAGATACCCGCCGGTACATATGATGTAGGCCACATTTGAATGATGACCATCGACAGTCGGGCACCCCGTCACGTCGGCCCGGTGGGAGGAGGCGAGCATGGCAGAGGTGCGGACCGCCTGCAGCACCACGGCCGCCCACCGCCTCATCGGACGCGACGCACTCGTCGCCGAGGCGCGGGCCGCGCTCGCCGACGACTCGCTCGCCGGGGTCTTCGTCACCGGGGCCGAGGGGGCGGGCAAGTCGAGTCTCATCGAAGCCGTGCTCGACCCGGAGTACCAGGTCGAGATCGATCCGACCGCAGTCGACGGCGATGATGAGCCGCCCGGTGCACCCGCCGTCGAGATCGTCCGGGTGGCCGGCAGCTCGATGCAGTCCGATCGTCCCTACGGGGTCCTCCGCCTCCTGCTCGCCGGCGCCTGCGAGATGGCGCTCGCGGGTGATGCCGCAGCCGTCATCGTCGCCCTGCGTGACCGGCTGCGCGCTCCCGGCGGTGCGCGCCGACTCCGCCCGGTCGTCGCGGTCGACAATGCTCACCTCGTCGATGCGCACTCGCTCTCCGCGCTCACCCAGCTCGTGATCCACGGGCACATCCGTCTCGTCATCGCTTCCGAGACCGCCGCCCCGCCGATCGATCTCGTCACCCGTCTGTGCGCCGCCGGCCGGCTCCACCGCATCGCCGTCACGGGGCTCACCCCCGACCAGACCAGGGAGCTGCTCGAACAGCGGCTCGGCGGTGCGGTGGCGTGCGGCTCCGTCGAAGAGGTCCACGAGTGCACGGAAGGCAACCCCCGGCTCGTCCTCGCTGCGCTCCACGGGCACCGTGCCCGGCGGTCGATCGCCATCGACCACGGAGTGTTCACCTTCACCGACCGCACCGACCTCTCGACCCTCGGCCGCGATCACGTCGAGCAGCGGCTCGCCCGCGTCGCTCCGGACCTCCACCGCGTCCTGCGGAT
This window harbors:
- a CDS encoding ABC transporter permease; the protein is MSMSELAAVNSLERVGARPSFFAYLAEVWHRRDFTFSLAKYRIQSENERNRLGMLWVVLRPIFSAMVYGLVFGLILAGQRPENFVPFLIIGVFFLEFFNTSMNGGAKSIISNTALVQSLPFPRMVLPIATVLQNLLNFMPTLLLMFVLTMLWGARPNLYWFLFIPLIALFYLFNQGVALIFARLTVHVRDLSQFVPFISRLIFYTSGVFFDPRTVLEPYPTLQAIYAWHPLNEVLAIARGILLDEYSIPWDYWWKLAIWAVVVPVVGAVFFWKAEERYGREH
- a CDS encoding ABC transporter ATP-binding protein, with protein sequence MAESTEKPAEGQPVVICDEVHVEFRTLATGKRLKPSVTSGLLQRGRTMRTVHALKGVSFVANANESIGVIGTNGSGKSTLMRTITGLTPATRGAVYAKSRPNLLGVGAALIPDLSGGNNIILGGLAMGMERAEIEAQYDEIVEFTGLKEFIDMPMRTYSSGMSARLKFAIATAKQHEILIVDEALSVGDRDFQKKSEKRIRDIRERAGTVFLVSHSMRSIRDTCNRTIWIEKGELRADGDTDSVVKQYEKHR
- a CDS encoding glycosyltransferase family 2 protein, yielding MPRRSQPLSADALPPLPAQPGVSYIMPVLNEAEHISAAITTILDQEYTGDKEIVVALGPSTDETTSIVTTLAGTDPRIRVVHNPAGDTPASLNLAVGATAHPVVVRVDAHSELTGDYTDTAIEVLRDTGAANCGGLMLARGRTPFQKAVARAYMSRIGLGGPAYHTGDQPQESESAYLGVFRREVFDHLGGFDPSLRRGQDWELNLRIREAGGLVWFDPRLEVTYWPRTTWKKIAQQFHATGIWRAELIRRHGTKNSWRYFAPPLLVLGVAASVVEALLQLSGSTRTWPRFLRRFTSLVHVPSLAYVAGIVTAAGRAEDCGRRERAWFALVLPTMHLSWGAGFLRGLLAGAGSAADRSR
- the galE gene encoding UDP-glucose 4-epimerase GalE, with translation MSTLVTGGAGYIGSHVVRLLEERGEQVVVVDDLSNGIPARVPNAVLVELDLSAPDAESRLRAVMEEHDVTSVIHFAAKKQVGESVERPLWYYRNNVDGLANLLGAMEATGVDTMVFSSSAAVYGMPDSGLLSEKTECRPINPYGQTKLVGEWMIDNAARHGLKAIKLRYFNVAGAGWPDLADTAVMNLVPIILDRVAAGKAPIVFGDDYPTPDGTCVRDYVHVADLADAHIAALDHLGAGEIAESVFNVGTGRGASVLEVIDAMSRALGRHLTPEIAARRAGDPPQLVADVSAINEVLGWRASYGLADIADSAVPEGMRP
- a CDS encoding DUF3151 domain-containing protein yields the protein MNQPIGNPVNIGGLDASQLGPQPTHLPNDHPDVEAKSRMDAGEEPIDVAHDLPASSLAWALLADEAFSEGRKVDSYAYARVGYHRGLDALRQAGWRGAGPIPYAHEVNRGFLRALYALGRAAASIGEADEAARVEKFLRESDPEAIDRIAAEPI
- a CDS encoding adenylosuccinate synthase, translating into MPAIVVVGAQWGDEGKGKTTDILGTRVDYVVKPNGGNNAGHTVVVAGEKYELKLLPAGILSPSVTPVIGNGVVVNLEALFEEIEMLESRGADTSKLRISANAHLVAPYHQVLDKVSERFLGKRAIGTTGRGIGPTYSDKAGRLGIRVQDIFDESILRQKVEGALRQKNELLLKVYNRRAVEVDEIVEYFLEYVDRLRPMVTDTSLLLNKALDAGEVVVMEGGQATMLDVDHGTYPFVTSSNPTAGGAVVGSGIGPTRISRVVGIVKAYTTRVGSGPFPTELFDDMGVHLQKTGGEFGVNTGRARRCGWYDAVIARYASRVNGFTDYVLTKLDVLTGIEQIPVCVAYDVDGVRHDEMPVSQSDFHHAKPILEHFDGWTEDITGARTFEDLPVNAQKYVLALEEMSGCRMSVIGVGPDREQSIVRHDLLD